In Sphingomicrobium sediminis, the genomic window GCTCGCGCGGCGCGTTGCTCAAGCAGCCCTACGAAGACGCGCCCGACACGGTCGGCCTGCCGGTCACTGACGAACTGGCGATCAAGAACCGCGCCAGCCGCGCCGCGATCGACAATTTCCAGGTCGCCATCCACGCCATCGGCGATCTCGCCAACGAGCAGGTCATCGCGACCTTCGAGGAGCTTGGCGACGCCTATGAGGGCGAGCGCCGCTGGCGCATCGAGCATGTCCAGATCCTCGATCCCGCCGACCTGCCGCGTATCGCCGAGGCCGGCATCATCGCGTCGATGCAGCCGGTCCACCAGACCAGCGACTGGCAGATGGCCGAAAAGCGCCTTGGCGAGGAACGTCTGGGCGCGGCTTATGCCTGGAACAGCATCGACCAGTCGGGCGCGCTGCTGGCCTTCGGGTCGGACTTCCCGGTCGAACATCCCAATCCATTCGTCGGCCTCAAGGTCGCGATCAGCCGCGAGGATGCCAATGGCAATCCGCAGGGCGGCTGGATCGCGGAGGAAAAGGTGGATCTCGGCACGGCGCTCGCCGCTTTCACCATCGGTGCGGCCTATGCCGGTTTCGCCGAAGACCAGTTTGGTCGCCTCGAACCCGGCCTTTATGCCGACTTCATCGTGATCGACCGCGATCCGACGGCGGTCAGCCCGACCATGCTGGCGGAAACCGACGTTCTGGAAACCTGGATCGGCGGCAAGCGCGTCTATCGCGCTGCGGACTGAGCCGCTTCGACCCTCTGGGTCAGCATGCCGGGGGTGAGGAGCTGCGGCAACTCTTCCGGCTCGTTCGAACCCGGCGCGTACCAGAGATAGAGCGGCACACCCGCACGCCCGCGCCCTTCAAGGAAACGCGTGATCTGCGCATCGCCGTCGGTCCAGTCGGCCACGAACACCGCGACATCCGCCTCGTCGAAGGCCTGCGTGACGCTGTCGCGCGATATCGCGACGCGCTCGTTGGCCTTGCAGGACAGGCACCAGTCCGCGGTGAAATAGACGAAGACCGGGCGCCCTGCCGAGGCCGCCGCGTCGACCGCCTGCGGCGTCCAGGCAATCGCGCCCGGCACGCTCACCTCGCGCTTGATCGGCTCATTGGGCAGAAAGATTGCACCCAGCACGCCGATGCCGAGCACCAGCGCGAAGGCGGTCCGCATCATGCCGACGCGCCGCCCGAATAATGCCAGCGCAGCCGCCGCAAGCCCAAGGCCGAGAACGCCGCTAGTGACACCAATCGGCCCGGCCAACCGCCACAGCAGCCACAGGCAGGCGATGACGGTCAGGCCCATCGGCAGCGCCAGCCAACGCTTCAATGTCTCCATCCACTTGCCCGGCTTGGGCATGCGGTTGCGCAGCGCCGGAATGAAGCCGATGGCGAGAAACGGCAGGGCAAGCCCCAGCCCGAGCGAGGCAAAGACGGCGACAGCAGCCAATGGCGGCAGGATCAATGCGGTCCCGAGCGCGGTCCCGAGAAACGGTCCGGCGCAAGGCGTCGCCACGAAAGCGGCAAGCGCGCCGGTCGCGAAACTGCCCTTGGCTTCAAACCCGCCTGCCAGCACGGGCAATTCGAACAGGCCGAGCAGGTTCAAGGTGATCGCCCAGGCCAGCAGCAAGAGGATGAAGATGGTGCGCGGGTCCTGGAGCTGGAATGCCCAGCCGACCGCGTCGCCTCCCGCACGAATGCCGAGCAGGACGAGACCCAGCGCCGCCGTGCCGACGACAGCGCCTGCCGCATATCCGAGCGCATCGCGCCGCGCATAGGCCTCGCTCGATCCGGCCTTGGCAAGATGCAGCGCCTTCATCGCGAGCACGGGAAAAACGCACGGCATGAGGTTGAGGATGAGGCCGCCCAGTAGCGCCCCGAGGATTGCATAGAGGATGGCGCCTGAGCCCTTGTCGGCGACGATCTCGCCGCCGCTCGGTACGTCACCCGCACGCGCCACGAACTCTAGGCCCTGACCAGTGCCGAGCTTGATGAGACCGGCTACCCGGTCCGGCTCCGCGCCATCGCGCAGGGCGAGGTCCGCGATGAGCCATTCGCCGCTGCGGCGGAAACGCTGCGGTTCGCCATAATCGATCAGATGGGTCTGCCCGTCCTCAGCCCGTTCGAGGATGAGGTCGGGGCTGCCCACGCCAACGCTTTCCGGGATGGGGAGCGCCACCGAAAGCGTGCTGCCGGAGACATCCCAGCGCGCCTCGCTTTCGAGCGGGCGCGGCAAATCGCGACGATACTGGTCGAATTCGTCGGCCCGCTCGGCCCCCTCGCCTACCGGCAGCAGCAGCTTCACCTCGCCGCGTTCGGGCACGCACAGCCGGTCGGTACAGGCCAGCCAGCGCATTTCGGCACCGATGGGCAGCACCGTCGCCCCCGTCGCGGGAGTCTCGACCTCGACGAGCACAGCATGCGTGTCGCGGTAGATATAGCTCATCAGTCCCGCCGCCTCGTAGCGCATCGGCGTCGGGAAACGCATTTCGCCCACTTCGACCCCGTCGGGCAGGTCCCACTGGACATTAAGCGGCAGCCCCGCATCGCCGGGATTCTTCCAATATCCGTACCAGCCGGGCTTGCCTTCGAAGCGGATCGCCAGCGTCACCGTCCCGCCATCGGGGTCGGCGGGCGTCTCGGCCACCAGGCTGGGTAAGAGGTTTGTCTGCTGCGCCCGCGCCGGCAGCGCGGCGGCAAACAGAATCGCGATCAGAAGAAGCAGGCGCTGGAGCATCGCTACCGCCCTAGCTTGCCGCCGCCGCCTCGTCGAGATTGGGCGACAACCGCTTTTTGGCCGTAGCGTGGTCAAGGCCCATACGCTGCGCATAGTCCGCAAGCTGGTCCGGCCCCACCCGCGCAACGCCGAAATAAGCGGCATCTTCATGCCCGAAATAGAAGCCCGACACCGCGCTTGCCGGCCACATGGCGTTGTTCTCGGTCAGCGAAATCCCAGCAGGATCGCGGCCCAGCAGGTCGAACAGGATCGGCTTCAATCCATGGTCGGGGCAGGCCGGATAGCCGGGCGCCGGACGAATGCCGCGATAGCCTTCGGCGATGAGCTGCTCGTTGCTGAGCTTCTCGTCGGGCGCATAGCCCCACACGTCAGTCCGGACATGCTGGTGCAGCCGCTCGGCAAAAGCTTCGGCAAAGCGGTCGGCCAGCGCCTTTAGCAGGATCGCGTTATAATCGTCGCCCGCAGCCTCATAGGCCTTGGCGCGCTCGTCCGCGCCGTGGATCGCGACGGCGAAGCCACCGACATGGTCGCCTGCCTCGGCGATGAAGTCGGAAAGGCAGAAATTGGGCCGCCCCTCGCGCTTCTTCACCTGCTGGCGCAGCATCGGCACGCGGACCTCATCGACGATGATGTCATCGCCATCGCGATGCGCCGGCCAGATTTGCGCCACGGCGCGCGGCTGAAGCCATTTTTCCTCGACGATCTTGTCGAGCATCGCCTGCGCGTCGGCATAAAGCGCACTTGCCGCATCCCCGACGATGTCATCCTCGAGGATGGCCGGGAAGGTGCCCGCAAGCTGCCAGCTGCGGAAGAACGGGGTCCAGTCGAATGTCGCGCGCAGGTCGGCAAGGTCCCAGTCGTCCCAGACATGCCGCCCCGGCTTGGCCGGTGCCGGCGCGATACCCGCCGGATCGAAGGGCGCGGCATTGGCGCGCGCTTCCTCAAGCGTTGCGATGCCCCCCTTGCCCTTGCCGGCGCGAGCGGCACGCACCTTGGCATAATCATCGGCGATCTCGCCGACATAGGCGGCTTTCTCCTCGCCCATCAGCTTGGATGCTACGCCCACGGCGCGGCTCGCATCGGTGACGTGGATGACCGGTCCCGAATAGGCCGGCGCAATCTTCAAGGCGGTATGAACACGGCTTGTTGTTGCGCCGCCGATCAGCAGCGGCAGTTTAAGCTTCTCGCGCTCCATCTCGCTCGCATTATGCACCATTTCGTCGAGGCTGGGCGTGATGAGGCCCGACAGGCCGATCATGTCGACCTTGTTCGCCCGCGCCGCATCGAGAATGTCGGGCCAGCCGACCATGACGCCGAGGTCGACCACTTCGTAGCCGTTACATTGCAGCACGACGCCGACGATATTCTTGCCGATGTCGTGCACGTCGCCCTTTACGGTCGCCATGAGGATTCGGCCCTTGGCGCTGTTCGCCTCGCCCGCATTTTCGGCCTCGATGTAGGGGAGCAGCTGCGCGACGGCCTTTTTCATGACCCGCGCCGACTTCACCACCTGCGGCAGAAACATCTTGCCCGACCCGAACAGGTCGCCGACGCGGTTCATGCCATCCATAAGCGGGCCTTCGATGACGTGCAGCGCACGCTCCGATCCCACGCGGGCTTCCTCGACATCCTCGATGATGTGCGCGTCGAGCCCCTTGATCAGCGCATGGGCGAGCCTTTCGGCCACCGGCTGCTCGCGCCAGGTCTCGTCCTTCTCCGACGCCTTGGCGCCCTGCCCTTGGTAGCGCTGCGCCAGCTCGATCAGTCGGTCGGTCGCGCCC contains:
- a CDS encoding protein-disulfide reductase DsbD family protein, which gives rise to MLQRLLLLIAILFAAALPARAQQTNLLPSLVAETPADPDGGTVTLAIRFEGKPGWYGYWKNPGDAGLPLNVQWDLPDGVEVGEMRFPTPMRYEAAGLMSYIYRDTHAVLVEVETPATGATVLPIGAEMRWLACTDRLCVPERGEVKLLLPVGEGAERADEFDQYRRDLPRPLESEARWDVSGSTLSVALPIPESVGVGSPDLILERAEDGQTHLIDYGEPQRFRRSGEWLIADLALRDGAEPDRVAGLIKLGTGQGLEFVARAGDVPSGGEIVADKGSGAILYAILGALLGGLILNLMPCVFPVLAMKALHLAKAGSSEAYARRDALGYAAGAVVGTAALGLVLLGIRAGGDAVGWAFQLQDPRTIFILLLLAWAITLNLLGLFELPVLAGGFEAKGSFATGALAAFVATPCAGPFLGTALGTALILPPLAAVAVFASLGLGLALPFLAIGFIPALRNRMPKPGKWMETLKRWLALPMGLTVIACLWLLWRLAGPIGVTSGVLGLGLAAAALALFGRRVGMMRTAFALVLGIGVLGAIFLPNEPIKREVSVPGAIAWTPQAVDAAASAGRPVFVYFTADWCLSCKANERVAISRDSVTQAFDEADVAVFVADWTDGDAQITRFLEGRGRAGVPLYLWYAPGSNEPEELPQLLTPGMLTQRVEAAQSAAR
- the metH gene encoding methionine synthase; its protein translation is MIGERTNVTGSARFKKLILNDDYETAVEVARQQVENGAQIIDVNMDEALLDGVAAMETFLKRIAAEPDIARVPVMVDSSKWEVIEAGLKCVPGKPIVNSISLKEGEDEFLRLARKIRDYGAATVVMAFDETGQADTKARKVEICKRAYDLLVADGFPPQDIIFDPNIFAVATGIDEHRRYGLDFIEAAKEIREQCPHAHISGGLSNLSFSFRGNETVRRALHSVFLYHAIPAGLGMAIVNAGQLDVYDEIDPELREACEDVLFDKDEGATDRLIELAQRYQGQGAKASEKDETWREQPVAERLAHALIKGLDAHIIEDVEEARVGSERALHVIEGPLMDGMNRVGDLFGSGKMFLPQVVKSARVMKKAVAQLLPYIEAENAGEANSAKGRILMATVKGDVHDIGKNIVGVVLQCNGYEVVDLGVMVGWPDILDAARANKVDMIGLSGLITPSLDEMVHNASEMEREKLKLPLLIGGATTSRVHTALKIAPAYSGPVIHVTDASRAVGVASKLMGEEKAAYVGEIADDYAKVRAARAGKGKGGIATLEEARANAAPFDPAGIAPAPAKPGRHVWDDWDLADLRATFDWTPFFRSWQLAGTFPAILEDDIVGDAASALYADAQAMLDKIVEEKWLQPRAVAQIWPAHRDGDDIIVDEVRVPMLRQQVKKREGRPNFCLSDFIAEAGDHVGGFAVAIHGADERAKAYEAAGDDYNAILLKALADRFAEAFAERLHQHVRTDVWGYAPDEKLSNEQLIAEGYRGIRPAPGYPACPDHGLKPILFDLLGRDPAGISLTENNAMWPASAVSGFYFGHEDAAYFGVARVGPDQLADYAQRMGLDHATAKKRLSPNLDEAAAAS